In Entelurus aequoreus isolate RoL-2023_Sb linkage group LG02, RoL_Eaeq_v1.1, whole genome shotgun sequence, one genomic interval encodes:
- the tradd gene encoding tumor necrosis factor receptor type 1-associated DEATH domain protein isoform X2 — MDDKVLDGGPWTGCAVLFLQSLCPDVNLLTLYKDQQGKFIFFKVIKLTLIDSAGGLAGYEIIKVHDADPFLGVEVKFMDLAACQHFLECYSSGAMRQSISQHACRLLALAQEFTVETQLKAGTQILDRCLDKLELCLQHIHLSQTHHAKTKSKTPHAKSKTPHAKTKTPHAKSKTPHAKTHAKTHAKTNHAKTHAKTNHAKTKSKTNHAKTKSKTNHAKSKTKSKTNHTKSKTNHAKTKSKTKHAKTNHGHDKLRRLLHLRLLRLP; from the exons ATGGACGACAAGGTTTTGGATGGAGGACCATGGACAGGATGTGCGGTACTGTTTCTGCAGTCTCTCTGTCCCGATGTAAACCTGCTCACGCTCTACAAAGACCAACAGGGAAAGTTCATCTTCTTTAAAGTCATCAAACTGACGCTCATAG ATTCTGCTGGTGGTCTGGCTGGTTATGAGATAATAAAGGTTCATGATGCTGATCCCTTCCTTGGAGTGGAGGTGAAGTTTATGGATTTAGCAGCGTGTCAGCACTTCCTGGAGTGCTACAGCTCAGGAGCAATGCGGCAGTCCATCTCCCAGCATGCCTGTCGACTTCTAGCGCTGGCACAAGAGTTCACTGTGGAGACCCAGCTCAAGGCCGGTACACAGATCTTGGATCGATGTTTGGATAAGCTGGAACTTTGCCTACAGCACATCCACCTGTCACAG acacaccatgccaagaccaagtccaagaccccccatgccaagtccaagaccccccatgccaagaccaagaccccccatgccaagtccaagaccccccatgccaagacccatgccaagacccatgccaagaccaaccatgccaagacccatgccaagaccaaccatgccaagaccaagtccaagaccaaccatgccaagaccaagtccaagaccaaccatgccaagtccaagaccaagtccaagaccaaccataccaagtccaagaccaaccatgccaagaccaagtccaagaccaaacatgccaagaccaaccatggccacgacaagcttcgccgcctgcttcatctgcggcttctacgcctgccatga
- the tradd gene encoding tumor necrosis factor receptor type 1-associated DEATH domain protein isoform X1, producing MDDKVLDGGPWTGCAVLFLQSLCPDVNLLTLYKDQQGKFIFFKVIKLTLIDSAGGLAGYEIIKVHDADPFLGVEVKFMDLAACQHFLECYSSGAMRQSISQHACRLLALAQEFTVETQLKAGTQILDRCLDKLELCLQHIHLSQPERLRDEEIDQLEQQLEREVHWPASQQNSLIQEVPRNCFKFQNKVFEDRMLMTEDVQSFANGVGRHWKHVGRTLGRECRALQDTAIDNLAYEYAREGLYEQAYQLLRCFMQAEGRAAKLSRLVKALEDCKLTGLAETILGVQLRD from the exons ATGGACGACAAGGTTTTGGATGGAGGACCATGGACAGGATGTGCGGTACTGTTTCTGCAGTCTCTCTGTCCCGATGTAAACCTGCTCACGCTCTACAAAGACCAACAGGGAAAGTTCATCTTCTTTAAAGTCATCAAACTGACGCTCATAG ATTCTGCTGGTGGTCTGGCTGGTTATGAGATAATAAAGGTTCATGATGCTGATCCCTTCCTTGGAGTGGAGGTGAAGTTTATGGATTTAGCAGCGTGTCAGCACTTCCTGGAGTGCTACAGCTCAGGAGCAATGCGGCAGTCCATCTCCCAGCATGCCTGTCGACTTCTAGCGCTGGCACAAGAGTTCACTGTGGAGACCCAGCTCAAGGCCGGTACACAGATCTTGGATCGATGTTTGGATAAGCTGGAACTTTGCCTACAGCACATCCACCTGTCACAG CCAGAGCGCCTGCGTGACGAAGAGATCGATCAGCTTGAGCAACAGCTAGAGCGAGAGGTTCACTGGCCTGCTTCCCAGCAGAACTCTCTCATTCAGGAAGTACCTAGAAACTGCTTCAAGTTTCAGAATAAAGTTTTTG aGGATCGAATGCTGATGACAGAAGATGTTCAGAGCTTCGCTAATGGAGTTGGCCGTCATTGGAAGCATGTGGGGAGGACCCTGGGGAGAGAGTGTCGGGCTTTACAGGATACTGCCATTGACAACCTGGCCTACGAGTATGCCAGAGAGGGCCTGTACGAACAGGCCTATCAGCTGCTCAGGTGCTTCATGCAGGCAGAGGGCAGGGCGGCCAAGCTGAGCCGGCTGGTCAAAGCACTGGAGGATTGCAAACTCACCGGCCTGGCTGAAACTATTCTGGGCGTACAACTACGAGACTAA